In Hirundo rustica isolate bHirRus1 chromosome 2, bHirRus1.pri.v3, whole genome shotgun sequence, one genomic interval encodes:
- the MAB21L1 gene encoding putative nucleotidyltransferase MAB21L1 → MIAAQAKLVYHLNKYYNEKCQARKAAIAKTIREVCKVVSDVLKEVEVQEPRFISSLNEMDNRYEGLEVISPTEFEVVLYLNQMGVFNFVDDGSLPGCAVLKLSDGRKRSMSLWVEFITASGYLSARKIRSRFQTLVAQAVDKCSYRDVVKMVADTSEVKLRIRDRYVVQITPAFKCTGIWPRSAAHWPLPHIPWPGPNRVAEVKAEGFNLLSKECHSLAGKQSSAESDAWVLQFAEAENRLQMGGCRKKCLSILKTLRDRHLELPGQPLNNYHMKTLVSYECEKHPRESDWDESCLGDRLNGILLQLISCLQCRRCPHYFLPNLDLFQGKPHSALENAAKQTWRLAREILTNPKSLEKL, encoded by the coding sequence ATGATCGCGGCCCAGGCCAAGCTGGTGTATCATTTGAATAAATATTACAATGAGAAATGCCAAGCCAGGAAAGCTGCAATCGCCAAAACGATCCGAGAAGTCTGCAAAGTGGTGTCGGACGTGCTGAAGGAGGTGGAGGTGCAGGAGCCTCGCTTCATCAGTTCCTTGAACGAGATGGACAATCGCTACGAGGGGCTGGAAGTCATCTCCCCCACGGAATTCGAAGTCGTGCTGTATCTGAACCAAATGGGGGTTTTCAACTTCGTGGACGACGGCTCCTTGCCGGGCTGCGCTGTGTTAAAGTTAAGCGACGGGCGCAAGAGGAGCATGTCCCTCTGGGTGGAGTTCATCACGGCGTCTGGCTACCTCTCCGCTCGCAAAATCCGGTCCAGATTCCAGACTCTGGTGGCTCAAGCCGTGGATAAGTGCAGTTACAGAGACGTGGTAAAGATGGTGGCGGACACCAGCGAAGTGAAGCTGAGGATCAGGGATCGGTACGTCGTGCAGATCACTCCAGCGTTCAAGTGCACGGGGATCTGGCCGCGGAGCGCTGCGCACTGGCCGCTTCCCCACATCCCCTGGCCGGGACCCAACCGGGTGGCGGAGGTCAAGGCGGAAGGCTTCAACCTCTTGTCCAAGGAGTGCCACTCTCTGGCCGGCAAGCAGAGCTCGGCCGAGAGCGATGCCTGGGTGCTGCAGTTCGCGGAAGCTGAGAACAGACTGCAGATGGGCGGCTGCAGGAAGAAATGCCTCTCCATCCTCAAAACCTTACGGGACCGTCACCTAGAGCTGCCGGGCCAGCCCCTGAATAATTATCACATGAAGACTCTGGTTTCCTACGAATGCGAAAAGCATCCCCGCGAATCGGACTGGGACGAGTCGTGCCTGGGGGACCGGCTCAACGGGATTTTACTGCAGCTCATCTCGTGCCTCCAGTGCAGGAGGTGCCCGCACTACTTCTTGCCCAACTTAGACCTCTTTCAGGGCAAACCTCACTCGGCCCTGGAAAACGCAGCCAAACAAACGTGGCGACTGGCTAGGGAAATACTTACCAACCCGAAAAGTTTGGAGAAACTTTAG